GAAAGAGCAGTCTTTCACCAGGGCCTTTCGTCAAATGGGCCGGGGGAAAGGGCCAACTGCTGAGGCAGTATGAGTCCCTTTTCCCAAGCACATTCAAGAGCTATATTGAGCCCTTTGTGGGAGGAGGTGCTGTCTTTTTCCATCTGTTCAGGGCAGACAAGCTGAAGAAGAAGAACGTCACTCTGATTGATTCTAACGAGGAACTCGTCAACTGCTACACTGCTGTTAAGGACGATCCCGAGAAACTGATAAGGATGCTATGCGACTCCAAATACAAGAATGAAGAGAAGGCATACTATGAAATCAGGGGGGAGAGACCGCGAGAGCGGTTCAGAAGGGCTGCCAGGACTATCTACCTCAACAAGACGTGTTTCAACGGGCTATATCGAGTCAATCGCAAAGGACAATTCAATGTTCCCTTTGGCGCATACAAGAATCCTTTGATCTGTGACTCTGCCAATCTGAAGGCTGTAAGCGCAGCTCTGCAGAATGTTGAAATCGTGTGTGGTGATTTCGGAAATTGTTTGGAGTTCGCGAAAAAAGGGGACTTCATTTACTTCGACCCACCATATCAACCTTTGAGCAAGACCTCGAGCTTCACCAG
The sequence above is drawn from the candidate division TA06 bacterium genome and encodes:
- a CDS encoding Dam family site-specific DNA-(adenine-N6)-methyltransferase; this encodes MGRPGKHIETVQSTLLHPTEKQRKSSLSPGPFVKWAGGKGQLLRQYESLFPSTFKSYIEPFVGGGAVFFHLFRADKLKKKNVTLIDSNEELVNCYTAVKDDPEKLIRMLCDSKYKNEEKAYYEIRGERPRERFRRAARTIYLNKTCFNGLYRVNRKGQFNVPFGAYKNPLICDSANLKAVSAALQNVEIVCGDFGNCLEFAKKGDFIYFDPPYQPLSKTSSFT